TTTGATTCTATGCATTTCTTTCACTTGTATCGACAATACTTAAAGGCTGAGGATTCATTGCTACATTCCCCGCCTTACAATCTTAACCTCAATGTTTGCATCCCATGGTCTTGGATTAATCGTACCAGTGTAACCAttaggattacataggatcattattttatttttatttttatttttatttttatttttttttgggggggggggggggggcaacttgTTCTGTAGCTCTAcatgacaactgtttttctcttTCAAATTGGACTCCTAATTCAACATTTGCCACTAAACTATACATCTGTGCATTGCACTTTTTTTCTACAATGCATCTCTTAAAAGACATGTTCATCATAACATAAATCAACAGTTACAGAGAAGACACTCTGACAAAATTAAAAGCATTTGATCCTTTCTCCTAAAAATGTTCCattttttcttttgtatttggTTTCTAAACTGCGACCTAAAACTCGGACACATAGGGTACTACTAGGGGAGACAGTGGATTACTTCTACTTTTTCTCTTCAACTTTTCTAACAAACTGTCTAAAATCTTCGGCTAGAAGCTCTGGTATTTCTAGCGCAGCAAAATGACCTCCAGTTGGCATTCTGGTATAAGTGACAAGTTCTGGATATATTTGTTTCGCCCAGACATATGGTATGTGGCCGATTTCATATCTCAATGCGACTACGCCAGTTGGTACCTTCAATTTGTAACTGAAAATCAAGAGAGAAAATAACAGTCAGTGAAAACTATAGATTAAATTTCTCTCAGAAAGTTTAACAACTTTTGCTTTCGTTTGTCCTCCTAGCATCACATCCCTGTGAAAAATTATTGGTATTTGTAGTATCTGTTAGTGTGTGTGGATCATTCATAGACTTGGCTAATGCACTATTGCTTGCTTGCACACTATGTTTATTCTAGTACCGGTACTACTGGTTAAAGTTAAGTACACACCATTGTAATCATGATATCAGGTCCTTAGAATGTTGGGTAGTGTTAATAACTGGTCGTATAGATTACATAGTAGTTTTCATAGATACTACAGTATAGTATCATTTTTATCCAACAGAATGAGTTTCCTTTTActacatcaatctgattaaaatctgatgtggtgaaagcagctagatgtccttatttaccgctattcatcgtgttgtgacatttgttttgttcagagtgatcgccgcctttgATCACTCAGttcgaaaacaaacgacacaaagcgatggaaatagaggtaaataaagcatttagacgctttcatcacatcggattttaatcagattggtactACGTGTACAGTTCTGTTCAACAATTCCTTTCTGAATGGCTGACCTCCTGATTTGCAAGCCTTGCGATTTGCTAGCCGAGTATCAGCCTGGTGCTAACATATGTAATTATAAGATTGTTGCAGGCATTACAACTTCCAGATGTTGAAGTGAAAGATTAGTGTCAGTATAGAACTTGAAAGGGATGGTTCACTCCAGGCTCTGCAGGTGCCAGCCAGGTGTCAGCATGAGGCTAGTATTACAACATAATGTATGGTGCTTTTTAGTTGCTAATACATGCTAATGACGTGTTGGCACCAGTGGAGTGTTAGAACCAAGTAAGCACCAAGTTAGTTAGACACTAGCGCCAATATATCCTGATTCCAGTGCCAAGTAATCCAGATGCTAGCACCAAAAAAAGCCTAATGCTGGGCCCTTCAAGCAAAAATTTGAAGAATACGAGACTTAAAAAATTTATCCTATCCTGGGTGCTAGTCTATTTCTCTCCCTCATTGCTTAGTAAAGCTAAGGTATACTACAGCAAATGTCAAAGTCACTTGTGTACATCAGGAGGgtcaaccccccccctccccctcccccctccccaacAGATATGTTTACTAAAAAAAAGCAATTATTAATACTTACTCGCTTGGTCCTGACAAGAGTTTAGGAATACTTTCCTTGTAGAATCTCATTGATGGTGCAATGTTACCATTAACCCAGTATATCATAACGTTTGTCAATACTTCATCTAAGGTGAAATATTTCTCCAATCTACCATCCTCAAAATCAAGATTTTCTGGATTTGTCCAGACACTGAACTTTTCTAGGATATATGCAGCCAAACCAACGGGAGAATCATTGAGGGCAAAacctgttttaaaaaaaaaaacgaacaGAAAGTATGCATGAATAGAGGACTTTGGTTTGGTAACTTGTAAATGCAATTTACAGTCAATCGTTTGCCTGGGGTGTCTGGTTTTGTAAACTTGTAAATGTGTACATTCAATCACTCACTTGGGGTGTCTGGTTTTGTTATGTGTGAACGTATGAGACAATCACTGGTTTTGTAGCTTGAAAAAATGCATAAAGTCAATctatttttgtaacatgtaaattCATGAAGTCAATTACTCACCTAGGGGGTCTGGTTTTGTACTGTGTAAATGATATGAAGTCAATCACTCACCTAGGGTGTCTATTTTTGCAATGTGTAATTGTATGAAGTCACTCACCTAGGGTGTCTGGTTTTGTAGCTTGCAAATGCATGTATCCACTTTCTTGCAACAAGGTTGTGAATCTTTCAAATGCTGGGAAAATACGATCTACATCTTCTTCATCGACAACCAGTGTAGGAAAAAAACTACCTATTATCAGCTTAGCAAAGTAAAATGGCGGCTCTCCTAATGGCATGTTGGTGTGATAACCCAAAACATGGCTGTATAAGGAGAAGAAATTAATTCATAGTAAACATCACACCAATAAATGATGTACTCGTTAGCAACTCGTAGTAACAAAGTCCCCTtagatcactcatattttccttggctgaacgaagaaaaatattgaagaaataAACATCTATAAGTACTGACAATACTCGTATCATGCTTATACTCCAGAGAATGGTGTTGGGACATAGTATATCATTGGCTCAACTACAATGTGTTACATACATTAGACTAGAATActgtcatgtatatatatcatattcaaccatagtctgtaaggtacagaCATTCGTGTCATGtatgctatcagccagcactcaatGTCTGTACTATTCTATGGGACTGTGCCTGCTAGATCGAAGGATTTAGGCCACTccttgaacttgtgattagaggttcaaacagaggtcattatgtagattaaaaatcaaatagaCAGAATAGCTTCTGCTTCTGATGTTAAGAATTATTGTTGTTATATGTATGGTGATACTTGttaattgtttgtacttgataaAATACCAGATTTTGGCCAGAAATTTACTTTATTATTGATGTAAGATTAGGTAGCTGATCTTATAAATCAGCACTGAAAGGCTAACATCACGGTCAGTTTGACACCTATTAGAACATActgatatttgattggctgcaacccaGTCTGGTTGCTTATATGGGAAATTGGGCAGATTAGTGCAGTCGTGGTtaagaagtctgatagggctggcatatcttacagtttaATTCAATCGCTGCTGTGGGATATTGCAATCTAACTTTAGGTTTGAATAAATGGCATGGCTGCTAGCACAATGCCTGGCATGGTAGGAGAAAAACGAGAGTAAAATCCCCTCATTACTGAATTGTACGCTATACATACCTTGGTTGAATCAGACCTAATGAAAATCCAATAGCTGAACCCCAATCACCACCTTGAATATAGTAACTCTCAAATCCCAACCTCACCATCAACTTATCAAAAACTCTTGCAGCTGCATAGACATCGAAAcctgtgaaaaaaatacaagataTTAATAAAATTTATTATGATTAACAGTGATAACTTATAGGAATGACATATATTACAACAGAAGACTGTGTCATAGATATAGGTGTAAAAAAATGTAGGTAAAAACCCAAGTTTTGATTAATAACCTTTTCATCAAACTGAGGGTTAACGTTATACAGCGGAAGAGGCAGTCTATCCTAATACAATGAAAATGCTATAGAGAATATACAGCAAATCATAGAATGTTAGAAAAATAGAACTCAATGGTGAAAGAAGCACATCAACACTAGATAGAACAGACACATGCACCAATGGAAAGCGAACACCTAGTAATAAAATACAAGTGGTTAATTGTTAAATTGTTTACTAATTCCTTTGGACTCTGATGTTCCATGTTGAATACGCAATGGACGCGAGGAAAATCAGGATGTCTGTGTTTGTCGCTATGTAGATTTTATCTGTAACTATTAAAACTCATTGTAACTGGTGTTGTGTAGAATTTCTTCACAACTTGTATTTTTGTACCCGCTACTATATTGATTAGGCTCTtaactaatatttgttacctacccctgtTAACTATGTCCACTATCATGATGAATTTAATTGGGCTACTTCatgcaaattatggtacaaaGCATAACAATCGATGAGCAAATTACCAGATTAAATTTCCAACTCTGTTACTATGGCTTTCAAAACATTCTCAAAACCACTCGACAAAATATGAAACTATAATAACTACCTTGTTTATGGGGAGCTTCTGAGAAGCCATATCCTGGTATAGATGGACAGATAACTTCAAACGCATCATCTTCCGTACCGCCATGATTCAATGGATCGGTCAACATTGGAAGTATTTTGTAGAATTCGATAATGGAGCCAGGCCAGCCATGAATCATAATCAGTGGTTTGATTTTTTCTTCTGCGATACCTGTTGGCTTGACATGAATGTAATGAACATCAATGCCttcaatgtttgttttaaaatggTCATACCGATTAAGTTTTGCCTGCTCCTTCTTCCAATCATAACTATTCATCCAGTAGTCTACAACTTTTTGCATATAATTGGCGTTGAATCCATAATGAGACTTGACGTCTTCAAGGGGCTCAAAAAGCCTAGATCGGCCTAATCTGAACTTCAGGTCATCGATGAATGTGTCGGGTACATTGATGTTGACTTGACGGATTGACGTATCTTCCTCCCCTTCTCCTCGTTCACCTCGACCCCACCAACCGTCACCGTATTCAGGTGGCTCTGAGCCAGACTGCGACATCAGCATTTTCCCAACAAATGTGCCTACTACTAAGGCAACAAGAAGTACACCTATTGTCAGCTTCATACCCATctagaaacaaaaataaataatgtatcACCGATTATCACCGATAATATCACAAATACAGTATTTCACTCAGTTGCTTACATTATACCTCTagaaacagcgccctctattggTGAGTTCAGATAGTGTAATATAAGCGGGGAACACCACTTCacgaaataaaggtattttttgTACACTTTGGGACCTGGAgctatttcatgatttcacatcacatatttTGCATGACTGCCAAGAAAGACCAAATTGAATCttttttcacattcattgttctGTGACCATCTTTGCAGTAATGCCAATCCAGTGCTGCACGAGAGTCAATAGACATGCATGCGTATtggatgaacaataaatattcatgattcctgaGTGTATATTACcaataaagtcatgaatattatttaTTGCACATCTAACACATATGATATGCATGTCTGTTAAATCCCATGGGGGCAATGTTGGACCCCTGCTaggtcaatgaatgtgaaacaatttccatttgatgtttcttggcaatgATGTGAAAAGTATGTGATGTTTAATCATTCacaaaatgactctccagaatttAGTTTATGAAGCTTCTTTCACTTCCTACGATGGCTGCATTCCCCTTTAATTTAGCTTTTCGGCAGTCTTTCAAAATaaccattgtacatgtatacacttgtaTATTGATAACCACAGCTTGGTATATTCTAGACTGTACAACTGCTACTTTACtgccattttcattttttaaataaaacattacatgaGTGAATTGGAGTGGGGAAATGAAACTGAGTGTATACATTTTAAGTCATTGATACaaattcattctcgcaaaccagagctgttatttcttccaccaCACTTTGAAATGGTGACGGCGCATTAAGAACAGCGTCGTCAAACAGGCCGGGGTTTGCGACGATGTACGAAATTGCACAACAGCAACTGTGAAAAGAACAGtctacaaaatttgaaatcaaaaataGTTTCAAATGTTCCTCAATATAAAATCTTTATTAACATAAAATAGAACATTTTGAGGAAACTAAAAAATGTCACAGACTTTTCACATGGGAAAATCATAACTTATAAAAGTATGTGCAAAAGTGCTGAATGGTTCTAATCAACAATCACTAACAATCAGGGCAAGCATGGTAACAAGACGCGACCGGAGATCACAGTCAGCTTTAAATCAGTCAGCCTAAAGTGGTCATTCTTGGTTAAAACATGATTGACTATGGTTGACCATCAAATGCCATTATTATAAGGTGACAAGGAAAGCAGGGAAAGTCTTCTTGTATTTTCTGAACACTCTCTTGATAATTTGAGACTCACTGTCTgttaaaaatttcattttaggCAAAAGTTGTATCTTAACAGCCACCCAAATAATGAACATGTTACATGTCTCTGACCATcctgtgaaaaaaataattagagaaaatcacagcaaacacaTGGCTGTTGACCTGTATAACAGCTGTTATAACATGGTGGGATACTATACTATAGCTAGCCTGTTTATgatgttgagatacatcattagctaatccatggaccctccaccaacattgAGGGTCTATATAGCTAATCATACGACCTTCTCAGCCAAGAGAATATGAGGGCCGAGGAGGTAAAAttagctaacaatgtatctcggCATTGCAGTAAAACTAGCTATTCTACAACAGAGTTTGTCATTAAGTGTATTGTCACGTGTTTTTGAaagattttgtaaaaatgtgtaaaaagaaTACTCATAAGCACAGACAAGGTAGAAAGTGATACCATGGAAGTATTgctatacttccatggtcataCCATAGAGGAATGTACACTCACtgattataaataaaatgatctGATAATTTGTGACACTTTGTCAAGATTTATGCCTGGATGTTAATCAAAggaatataaacaaaatgtatatatggaaATAGTGTCAAATTAAACTATCTGTTAGTGTTCTATTGTATTCAATAATTAACCCATTACTTAGCACTGAATGGATAAACACAAAGAACTTTTTGTCAAGGAATTGTTTATTCATAcatcatttcatttctaaaatatggtcACTTTTTCGTCATCTGTTTACACATCATCTACAGGATTGCATGTCTGCCTATACTATCATCGTAAACATTCATACCTAAAGTGAAGTTTTTACTAGATTAGATTGgattatttacataaatgagAAACACGAGTTTGACCCTttccctcagaccactaaaagaagcTTAGATTTGAGCCCTTTCTCATCAATTCCGATGGTTTTTcagaattgttttattttaaattgtcaATAAAGTGTGTTTTAATTTTTACGATAACTTATCTGGCGTGCATATCTCCTTTCCtgatagctgcaataattgtagcgtttgatgtgattctgagggctttttcgtctgtttttgtgccttttttcgttctgaCGTTTAACCctaatcaaacgctacaattcctctaatgcaaatagacggaagcgattcagatctgaatcgcaaagttgggcggacttttctgctaaattacgccttacctggcaaaatatcggatatttcctaacgccaacattaattacggagccttcaagaccaaagaagtgttcagaggtactccagttccgtcaaaatcggcaaatgtagcaaggcatgcagcagtttgaaacgggtagtacgtTGACCCCTGGCTCACGTTTTCAAtgtggtctcgtctatttgcatttgcgattagaggaattgtagcgtttgattcgggttaaacgtcagagcgaaaaaaggcacaaaaaacagacgaaaaagccctcagaatcacatcaaacgctacaattattgcagctactttCCTGAATGCTATTCCGAATAAGAAATTGAAGGCGGGGAACCAAAGACCTTGAGACTTGCACTGTATTTATCAATCATTTATCGTCTGCACACACCATATCTGTACCCCACCCCAAAAGTTTGCATCTTTAGATATTAATGATGTACCTATCATTAAAAAAAGGGAACAACTCCAAAACGAAAGATATGTGAATATATTAGCACCGTAGGACATGTACAAAGTTCTCAAAAACTTTGAACCACACACGAGTACACGCAGTCGAACACAGCATGATGCGTCCACGCGAACACCGGAAGTGGTATCTTTAGTGGAGTTCGTTACCCTGGGTTGCCAGCTAGTTACCCTAGGCCATCTCCAtaaatactgtacagtacatCATACGTGTTGCATCGGGAATTTAACAAATAGGGGTTGCTTATCGAAAGTACGTGCAACATTTCCTGGGTCTACACAGTAAAACTTACCTTGTCTGGTTGCTACGTGGCACGCTATCAGCTCAGTGTCCGTAAGATAAACTTAGATGATGCATACGATCTGTGAACTTTCGCACTGCGGGGGTAATCTGAACACCCTTAAGTTGGTCACAATAGTACAAAACTCCCTAGCTTTACATAGTTAAAACAGTCAGCGTTACTCGCTTCTCACGATTTGTATTTCTCAAGGCAAATTCAACACTTTTCTGTTGGGAAAAAATGATTTGGAATTTTCATGTATGGAAAAAAGAAATCTTGATCTGATTTACAGAAGAATTTcaagatggtgatgatggtggtggtggtggtggtgatgatgataatgatgatgatgatgatgatgatgatgatgatgatgatgatgatgatgatgatggtggtggtggtggtggtggtggtggtggtggtggttgtctCAAGGAGGtaagaaatattttgctcataatTTCatccaaattaaacttcaggagcaCTCGTCTATAAGCTTATAGAGTGCATTTCGCAAACGCTGTTGTGTTTGTaatgtgtatgtgcgtgcgtgcgtgcgtgcgcgcacgtgtgtgtgtatgtgtgtgtgtgtgtgtgtgtgtgtgtgtgtgtcggtgtgtatatgtgtgtgtatgtgtgtctcaGGGGAGTATATACCTTACGCGTGAATAGTGAATCGTTAATATGTTAACGCGTGAATGTAGAACGCATCTTTTTTTAATGCATGAATGATGAATTGGTGAATATTGAGCTATTGTGAATGATGGTTATTTTCGGACGTGAATGGTGAATGCTTATAAATTAAATGCGTGAATCGTGATTTCAGCACACATATAAGCAaacaaatgtaattattttaataacattgTGGTTGTTTTTTTCCGGCCAGTAGATTTCATCAAATACAATTATCATTAAGATTACAATTGTCACCAGCATCAGGAAGGTAAATTAAGATTGTCAAAAACGGTGGCCAAACTATTGGTAAACAAAGTGAAAGTATAAGCTCATAGATTCAACTCATAAAAAACGCAATTACTTCTGACAGCCTAATAGTGTCCTTGAAGACCCTTCCTACCACATATATACAGAATCTAACAACAGGAGAGTCATAGGTGTGGTGGTACCAGTAGCTAAAACCAAAAAATTGTCCTTTGTCAATCGTCTTTTTGTCTTTGTCAAACGATAAAGAACACAGACACGGAACCACgaaaatgaatacatgtacacaccatcACAAgctataaaaatacaaataaaactatATTGATACACGAGAAGTAAGAGCTATGCGGGCTCTCTCATTGAATCTCTGAGATATACTGGCACAAGGGTCAAAAGTCAACAAATCTGATCTttagaaaattgttttatttctgaaaCTACGTGACTCGTACTTGGGACTGACAAATTTCAAACAGAAAGATAACCAGCGGCCAGTCCCCATTCAGATAAGTTACAGGTTAAACACTCAAAAATTTCGTGTCTACTTGTAGCGATGAGAATTAAGATAAAACACCAGTTGTCTAGGTTGAATTAGCAACAAACCTTCACAATCTTAATgtagttttttttctattaattaTAGATCTTAATGAGTAAGTtaacttatttcattttttttcactgtaacCTCTCTATATTGTCAATGTATCCTTTTTTGTTCAAGGTGACTTATAAGTCCGATGGGATGGGGGGGTTATTTTATTGCCTCCTGTCACAATAGTACAAccaatgtacagtacagtagactTGGGTAGTGTGTTTTATGTCTGTATAATTTTTTTACCATGATTGTACCATGCAtggttttatattttgtttttgtattcaagttttattttgtgattttcatgTGTGAACTGTCATTTTGATTTCCCACTAATGGGATGAATAAAGTGTTTCTGattctgtgttgtgttgtgttgtgttgtgctgtgctgtgctgtgctgtgctgtgtggtgcggtgctgtgttgtgttgtgctgtgttgtgttgtgttgtgttgtgttgtgttgtgttgtgttgataaAAAAGACTACAGAATTTATCACGAGAACGCACTTCATACattatcaaaccatagactTTCGTGTAGCGTCTATGATCAAACATATCAATTCTAAAAGTGTTTACCAGAACACGGTAAAATCTATAGCTAAACAGTTGTAATGTATGTTGAGAAGTATACAATAGGTTAAGAAATCAAATACGGAACAGATTCTACACAGAGACCCTTTCCCATGCACCTACCCTTAAAATCAAGTCACCAAACAGTGGGATCCAGTTTCTTCACCGCAGGGTATGTTCATGGGCCATTTTAACCACCTGTGGGTAGGACACTCGAAACTGATTGGGGGTTTCTCAGCGGGTGTTTTTGTGAACCAACTGGAGGGAGCTGTCATGATCAGTATGGGTTAAATACCGGTTTGGACTCGAGGAAAACGTTGTCaattgcatgtatgtacgttgTAAATATATGTGGTGTAATTCGGGGGGAAATGTGAAGTTTGcgttattttcaaaaattatcactagttgtaacacaagtaaCGTAATATTAAGGCAATAATCAATATtagtatattttgttatatttacacCATTAATGGTTTGCGAACATtatgaatattgttttaaagTGGGGTTGTTCCAGAATAATATACTTTACATTGATGCGCAACTTGAACTACAAGTGAGTTTTTATTACTAAAGATAACATGGCACATTTTGAGTGAATTGTTGTTAACTTTAATGTGAAACACCCCTCATCCAATGTGACCAACTCCGGGCTCTAATACTGCCTGTAGGCTAATCTTACGAATGTGACTGTTTCCGGTTAGCTTTTATTGGCTTAATGTTAGCTCAGAGATGTTAGGTATTCTTTCCTAGTGAAAAGTTTGGACATGTCTAATGGAAGCAGTCATAGACTATTGTTCGTTTGTTCCTCTGCATTTAAAATCAAGAGTcaacatgtacactacagtAGTTTAGTTGTAGTTGCTATTTTGTAGTCATGGTGATGGAATCAAAACATGTCTTTTGATAGAAACGAATCGGAACGTCAGAGAAGAATATTTACAAGGATTGGTCATTTAACTAAGTCctgtatatataaattaaagttATTGATGTGTTCCACTTATGTCaaagagtggcggctgtcattccacttgttttacagtgcagaggatgtcattcaataaactgaatgtagaaaagggtgtcattccactgtttacatactggaattgctgtcattcgttttctgtcattcgggttgacattcgttttagggtcaccctcCTTAGCATGGTAAATATTAGATGTAGACACGTGGTCATTGTTTTCATAACGAGACTACAATGTGAGTAAATCAAAGCATTGCTTCAAACGTTCCAACTAATTCCAAAAGAAATGGAAACATGAAGTAACACAAGTGGTGTGAGACGTTATTACCACTGAAATGACCGAACTCTGGCATAGATACATTTATAAAAGTGTAAATTGTAGACGACTTCATgccttaatatatatattgttatattgtagTATCAAGGATACGTGGTGACACACCCACACAGTTTCGGTGAAGTCTAGATCTGGTGAAATTAACTTTACTTGCCACGATTCCCTCTCATGACCCTGGGccctctacaacttacaagaacCTTCATGAACTTAACGAGAGTTCAAATGTACGGCCCTGACCATTTTTTTCCGACTGGAACAATTGCAATGACTCTGTAAAGATTCTGTAAAGACACACTTGACCACGTTAAAATGACCTCAAGGTACAGTCAATCGACTCTATATACCTAAACGGGTCACACGGGGGCATACTGTATAGCCACACCTTGTGTTGTACCACTGCATCACAACCTAGTCAACGGGCTCGCACTGTTCAAGTTTTGTGTTGCACTTGCTACCATAGTCGGACGGTGTAAGGTAAGTCTCTTCACATCACTTAGGTGCATGAATCTTTGCCATGCCTCTCTTTATTTCATGAAGGTTTCAGGAGTTTGTTTACGTcggagtttttttttaaattgacagAATCAAATCGGTATTTGAAGAGTTTGAATCGATCAGGGCGTGACATAAATGTTGAAGTCTTTACATTTCTACGTACAACTATTTGACCTAACTGGGTATATCTGAAGACGATATTATTTCCTTTTATATAAGCgataaaaacacacaaactaaaatgtCAAAAGGGTCGTCAAGGAACTCATCCCTATTTAGGTAAACTATAGCAGGTCTTCCGAAACTCTGAAGAGCTTCAACGTGACTGCAACTGACCTTCCCGTATTTACCGGCCACCGCGTGAAAGTCGCGGCGTCCTCGTTCTTTCGTTTTGTATGTATCAGACGCGCCCAAGTTAGGGTC
This Glandiceps talaboti chromosome 13, keGlaTala1.1, whole genome shotgun sequence DNA region includes the following protein-coding sequences:
- the LOC144444579 gene encoding epoxide hydrolase 1-like yields the protein MGMKLTIGVLLVALVVGTFVGKMLMSQSGSEPPEYGDGWWGRGERGEGEEDTSIRQVNINVPDTFIDDLKFRLGRSRLFEPLEDVKSHYGFNANYMQKVVDYWMNSYDWKKEQAKLNRYDHFKTNIEGIDVHYIHVKPTGIAEEKIKPLIMIHGWPGSIIEFYKILPMLTDPLNHGGTEDDAFEVICPSIPGYGFSEAPHKQGFDVYAAARVFDKLMVRLGFESYYIQGGDWGSAIGFSLGLIQPSHVLGYHTNMPLGEPPFYFAKLIIGSFFPTLVVDEEDVDRIFPAFERFTTLLQESGYMHLQATKPDTLGFALNDSPVGLAAYILEKFSVWTNPENLDFEDGRLEKYFTLDEVLTNVMIYWVNGNIAPSMRFYKESIPKLLSGPSDYKLKVPTGVVALRYEIGHIPYVWAKQIYPELVTYTRMPTGGHFAALEIPELLAEDFRQFVRKVEEKK